CAGGCTGCGCGACCCGAATCGCGGCGGCTGCTGATCGCACTGCTCGGGCTTGCCTGCGCGGCCGGGCTCGAAGTGCTGGGGCCGATGCTGGGCAAGGCCTTCATCGACGGCTACCTGATCCCGCGCCGCGCCGATATCGGCGGCATCGCGCTGCTGATCGGCGGCAGTCTGCTCGCCGTGTGGTGCGCCAACGGCCTGCGCTACCTGCAGCTATTGAGCTTGTCCGGCGTCGCCGCCCGTTCGGTGCAGCGCTTGCGCGAGCGGGTGTACGGCCATGTGCTGCGCTTGCCGGTCGCCTACTTCGACCGTGCGATCACCGGCCAGCTTGTCAGCCGGGTGACGAACGACACCGAGGCGGTGAAGGCACTGTACGTGCAGGTGCTATTCGTGATGCTCGACAGCGTGATCGTGCTGTGCGGATCGCTCGCCGCGATGGCCTGGCTGGATCCGCGCCTGATGGGCGTGGTGACGCTGCTGATCCCGGCCGTGATCGGGATCGTCTGGTTCTACAAGCGCCTCTCTGCGCCGGCCGTGGCGCGTGCGCGTGAGCTGCGCAGCGAGATCAACGCGCAGATTGCCGAATCGATCGCCGGCATGCCGGTGCTGCAGGCCACCGGCGCCGCCGGGCGCTTTGCCGCGCGCTTCGAGCAGGCCAACCGCGCGCACTACGAAGCCCGCCGCGCCGAGTTGCGCGCCAACGCCTGGCTACTGCGCCCCGCACTCGATCTGCTCAATGTGCTCTTGCTGGTCGGTGTGCTGGCGAGTTTCGCCGGGCGCGGCAGCGTGGCCGAGGTGGGCGTGCTGTACGCCTTCGTCGGCCTGATGGCACGCGTGATCGAGCCGCTGATCCAGATTACGCTGCAGTTCTCGCAACTGCAGCAATCGCTGATTGCTGCGTCGCGCGTCGGTACCTTGCTCGCCGAACCGCTGGCCGCGCCGGCGGGCGAAAGCGGCCGCATCGGCGCCGGGGAAGTCGCGCTGCGTGAGCTCGCGTTCGGCTACGACCCGGCCCATCCGGTGATCCATGATCTGTCGCTGACGATCGCCGCCGGCAGTTTCCACGGCATCGTCGGCCACACCGGCAGCGGCAAGAGCACGCTGCTCGCGCTGCTGCTGCGTTTCTACGCGCCGCAGTGCGGAGCGATCGAGATCGACGGCACGCCGATCAGCGAACTGGGTGACGCCACCTTCCGCAGCGCCGTCGGCTTGGTGCCGCAAGAGCCCTTCCTCCTCGCCGCCAATGCACGCGAGAACATCGACATGGGGCGCGGGCTTAGCGATGGCGAGATCGAATCCGCCGCCCGCGCTGCCCGTGCGCACGACTTCATCCTCGCGCTGCCCGAGGGCTACGCCACGCCGCTGGGCGAGGGGGGCGCGCGCCTGTCGGTGGGGCAGAAACAGCTGATCGCGATCGCGCGTGCGCTGGCAGGGCAACCGAAGATCCTGCTGCTCGACGAAGCCACCTCGCACATCGACAGCGAAACCGAACAGGTGGTGCAAGCCGCGCTGGCGGAACTTCGCGGCCGGGTGACGATCATTGCCATCGCACACCGGCTGTCGACGATCCGCGATGCCGACGCGATCACCGTACTCAACCATGGCCGCATCGCCGAGCGCGGCCACCATGACGATCTGATGGCGATCGACGGCGGCATCTACCGCCGCCTTTACGAACTGCAGCAGATCGAAGACTAGTCGAAGGGGTCCCGATGGAATACCGCGAACTCGGCCGCACCGGCCTGAAGGTGAGTGCCATCTGCCTTGGCACCATGACCTGGGGCGAGCAGAACAGCGAATCCGAAGCCCATGCGCAGATTGACTGCGCGCTCGATGCCGGCGTGAACTTCATCGACACCGCGGAGATGTACCCGGTGCCGCCGCGCGCCGAAACGCAGGGACTGACCGAGACCTACATCGGCACCTGGCTGGCGAAGAGCGGCCGGCGCAAGGATGTGGTGCTCGCGACCAAGGCCGCTGGCCCGGTGCGCAAACCGCACAACCCGCGCCATATCCGCGGCGGCAACACCTTCTTCGATCGTGCCAACCTCGAGGCGGCGCTGCACGACAGCCTGCGCCGGATGCAGACGGACTACGTCGACCTCTACCAGCTGCATTGGCCCGACCGCAGCGTGAATTGCTTCGGGCAGCTGGGCTACCAGCACATTGCCGACGAAGTCACGACGCCGATCGTCGAGACGCTCGGCGTGCTGGCGGACTTCGTCAAGGCCGGCAAGGTTCGCCATGTCGGTGTGTCGAACGAGACCCCCTGGGGCCTGATGCGATTCCTCATGCTGGCTGATGTAGCCGGGCTGCCGCGCGTGGCAAGCATCCAGAACCCTTACAGCCTGGTGAATCGCACCTTCGAGATCGGTCTGTCCGAGATCGCCATCCGCGAGCAGGCGGGGCTTCTGGCTTACTCGCCGCTCGCCTTCGGCGTGCTGAGCGGCAAGTACCTCGACGGCGCCAAGCCGGCGGGCGCGCGGCTTACCTTGTTTGAGCGTTTCCAGCGCTACACCAACCCCAACACTGCGCGTGCCGCCGCGGCTTAT
This region of Niveibacterium umoris genomic DNA includes:
- a CDS encoding ABC transporter ATP-binding protein; translated protein: MQPEHNNTSGDLARAAALLAQAARPESRRLLIALLGLACAAGLEVLGPMLGKAFIDGYLIPRRADIGGIALLIGGSLLAVWCANGLRYLQLLSLSGVAARSVQRLRERVYGHVLRLPVAYFDRAITGQLVSRVTNDTEAVKALYVQVLFVMLDSVIVLCGSLAAMAWLDPRLMGVVTLLIPAVIGIVWFYKRLSAPAVARARELRSEINAQIAESIAGMPVLQATGAAGRFAARFEQANRAHYEARRAELRANAWLLRPALDLLNVLLLVGVLASFAGRGSVAEVGVLYAFVGLMARVIEPLIQITLQFSQLQQSLIAASRVGTLLAEPLAAPAGESGRIGAGEVALRELAFGYDPAHPVIHDLSLTIAAGSFHGIVGHTGSGKSTLLALLLRFYAPQCGAIEIDGTPISELGDATFRSAVGLVPQEPFLLAANARENIDMGRGLSDGEIESAARAARAHDFILALPEGYATPLGEGGARLSVGQKQLIAIARALAGQPKILLLDEATSHIDSETEQVVQAALAELRGRVTIIAIAHRLSTIRDADAITVLNHGRIAERGHHDDLMAIDGGIYRRLYELQQIED
- a CDS encoding NADP(H)-dependent aldo-keto reductase — encoded protein: MEYRELGRTGLKVSAICLGTMTWGEQNSESEAHAQIDCALDAGVNFIDTAEMYPVPPRAETQGLTETYIGTWLAKSGRRKDVVLATKAAGPVRKPHNPRHIRGGNTFFDRANLEAALHDSLRRMQTDYVDLYQLHWPDRSVNCFGQLGYQHIADEVTTPIVETLGVLADFVKAGKVRHVGVSNETPWGLMRFLMLADVAGLPRVASIQNPYSLVNRTFEIGLSEIAIREQAGLLAYSPLAFGVLSGKYLDGAKPAGARLTLFERFQRYTNPNTARAAAAYLALAREHGLDPAQMALAFVTSRDFVTSNIIGATTLEQLRSNLESAALSLSPEVLAGIEAIHQQIPNPAP